One genomic window of Metopolophium dirhodum isolate CAU chromosome 4, ASM1992520v1, whole genome shotgun sequence includes the following:
- the LOC132942400 gene encoding uncharacterized protein LOC132942400: MNNTVGILAVLLAAFSALQVEANYRHLDDYDGAALLPPHPRCSSQEDPIAAVAGVAAGLLEPFTSTFMPHGHVKGQYSPIQLLPFPVAPLNIARPFTQLQQTLSHPPLFGPLFSPF; the protein is encoded by the exons ATGAACAATACCGTCGGGATCTTGGCGGTTTTATTGGCAGCTTTTTCAGCACTGCAG GTCGAGGCGAACTATCGTCACTTGGACGATTATGACGGTGCTGCGCTGCTTCCGCCGCATCCACGGTGTTCCAGTCAGGAGGATCCTATAGCTGCAGTTGCAGGCGTTGCAGCTGGTCTCTTGGAGCCTTTCACTTCGACTTTCATGCCTCATGGTCACGTTAAAGGCCAGTACAGTCCGATACAGCTGTTGCCTTTTCCCGTTGCGCCGTTGAACATCGCCCGACCGTTTACGCAACTTCAGCAGACCCTGTCTCACCCACCTCTGTTTGGACCTCTCTTTTCACCTTTTTAA